The sequence GCGGGGCAGGTTCGCCTGACCGAGCGCCGGGGCAGCGCCCGCACCCTGGCCCGCTCGATGCTCGACGCCGGGGCCGGCACTGTCGTGGCGTGGGGCGGCGACGGGACGATCAATGAAGTGGCGTCGGAGGTAAGGGCGGCCGGCGCCTCGCTTGGCGTCGTCCCCGGCGGGTCGGGTAACGGCTTTGCGCAGGGGCTCGGTCTCGTCCGGCCACCGGAGGAGGCGCTTCGAATCGCACTGACCGGAGACGAGCGGGTGATCGATACGGGAACGATCGACGAACGGCTCTTTGTGAACGTCGCCGGGATCGGCTTCGATGCACATCTCGCTGGCGTCTTCAACGACCTGACGACGCGCGGGCCGGTGGCCTACTTCCGCGCCGGCCTTCGCGAACTGCTGAGCTACCGCGCCGTGCGCTACACGGTACGGACCGCCGATGCGACGATCGAGGCGGCGGCGTACCTGCTGGCAATCGCGAACGGTCCGACTTACGGAGCCGGCATGATGATCGCGCCGGGTGCGCGCGCGGACGACGGATTGCTGGACCTGATCGTCGTGCCGGAACGATCGCTGCCCTGGCTGCTGTGGCATCTGCCTTACCTGTTCGCGGGCCGGGCCGACCGGGTCCCCGGCGTGCGCCACCTGCCGGAATCGTCAATCGAGATCGAGGGCGACGGCCCCCTGGTGTTTCACGTCGACGGCGAGGTGTACGCCGCGCGTGGCGGCGGCCTACGCGTCAGCGTTAATCGCTCGTCGCTACGGGTGCGGGTGCCGGCGCAGCGCCGGGCCTGAGAATCGCGTACGCCGGCAGCCCGATCGCTTCGAGCCTTTCCATCACCTCGCGCGCGGGAGAGGAACCGAGGTCTTCCGCCTGGAACTTGACCTTGACGTAGCCGTCGAGCGCATCCTGTACGCCGTCGGCCTTCAGCGTGGTCCGGTCCATCGTCAGGCAGTTCTTGCACCAGGTGGCCCAGATGTCGAGGAGCACCGGTTTCTCTTCCGTTTCCGCCGCCGCCAGGCCGAGGTCGAGCGATGGGTACCACCCTTCCGCGATCAGTTCCTGCACGCTCTCCGCCACGAGATCCGGATCGACCCAGCGCTGGCTGAACAGCCCGTACGACAGGTAGCCGTAGTAGATGGCGGTTCCCAGGATGAACACGCCGAACGCCTGCTTGACCCGTACCATCCAGGGTCCCGGCTTCGGCAGCGCGGTCAGCCCCGCGCCGGCTATCGGCCAGGGGATTGCCATGCCGACCCCCAGGATGAAGGGCAAGGCCAGCGCCAGCGTGACACCGGTGCCGTACAGGTTGCTCGAAAAGACGATCACCTGAATGACGACCGGCGCGACGCACGCACCCGCGAGCAGCGCCGCCACGGCACCCATGCCGAATGCCAGCAGGAACGTTCCCTGCCCCGATCCTCCGCCCGGCAAACGGCTCTGCAGGCTGGAGAAATCGATGGTCACGACGTCGAACATCGCCAGCGCCAGAACCACGAAGAGCAGCGCGATGCCGAGGTTGAACCAGGGGGACGCGTTGATCGTCCCGAACGTGCCCGCCGTCAGGATCACCGCGAGCCCGAGGCCTCCGTAGACAATCGCCATCGCCGCGCCGTACGCGCTTCCAAGCGCGAAGCCACGCCAGCGCGAGGAGGCGCGCGCGCCCGCGCCGATGATGGCGAGGTTGATCGGAATCATCGGCAGGACGCACGGGGTGAGGTTGAGCGCCAGCCCGCCCAGCAGGATCAGCGCGAGTATCGCGAAGGGCCCGCGTCCTTCGAACCAGCCGCGCTCCGCTTCGCCCGTTTCCGCTCGCCGGATGAACTCGAGGAACTGCTCCTCGTCCAGGTAGCCGCCGGCGGTGGCCAGGACGTCGAATCGACCGAACCGGTCAAGCGCCGCCTCACCGTCGACGGAGACGCCGTCGACCGGTGCGGCCGTGGGAGAAGTTGTCCCGGGAGCGGGTGGGACGGGCGGATCCGTGAAGTTCATTCCCGCGAAGAGCGCTGCCTGCGCTGTCTGGGCGGGCGTGGCTTCCGCCGCCGCAACCCGCACCGGGAAGCTCACCTCGGCGGTCGCGGGGATGTAGCACATCCTCTCGTCGCACGCCTGGTAGCGGAGCGTCCCCGGCACCACGTAGTCCCCCGGCGCGAGGTCCCCGGCGACGGCGAACGACGCCCCAATCACGAACTCTTCCTCGAAAACCGCGAGGGGCTTCTCCGCGCCCTGCTGTTCCAGCAGGATCGGCTCCGGCCAGGCGAGGCCATCGACTGCGATCCCCTCGGGGGGATCAAGCGTCAGGACAGTCGGAATCAGAAAGTCCTCTAACGGCGCCTCCGAGTTCACGTGGAGGCCACGCCCGGTTGGCGACAGGGTCGCGTCGAGAGCTGCGCGGTAGCTCGATCCGGCTGGCGCGACGTCGGTCTCACCCACCGTCTCGATATCGATGGAGATCCGCATCACCTGCGCCGATGCCGACGTCGCACCGCCCAGCGCGAGCGCCACGAGCGTTGCCGGCAGCAGCGAGAGCAGACGATTCCGGCCCGGGAGTCCGTTCAGAGAGCCAGCCATCGGTAACTGATGATCCTACCAAGGATCACGGTTGCTAATCGATGTCGACGAGCGCCGCCCGATCGTCGTTCACTTCCACGTTGCGGAGATCGCCCCGTAGCGGCCGGCGCAGCTCGGTCACCTCGCCGACGACGTGCGCGACGAGGGTCTCGTCCGGCGCACCGCGGTATTGCAGCGTCACGCTCACCGGGAACTCGAAGAGTTTCCCACGTTGCTCGAACCGGAGCACGACTTCGTTCTCGCCACCGGCGCGCGCCTCCGTCCGGTAGTTGAACGTGACGTCCGGCAGGTCGTCTTCCTGGATCCAGCGCTCGAAGAACTCCTCCAGCGGCCGGCCCGATTCCGCCTCGAACGCCCGGATCAGGTCGTCGGTTCCCGCCTTCTGGAACCGCATCTCGTAGTAGAAGCGTCGCAGGCCGGCGAAGAAGGCATCGTCGCCGATGGTGCGCCGCAGCATGTGGAGCACGAGCGCCGCCTTGTTGTAGACGAGGGCGCGGAAGACGCGGGGTTCATCTTCGATCCGCCCGAGTCGGTTTCCGAGGTACACCGGGCCCTGATCGGAGTGGCGAAGGCTCCAGCGATGCATCTGGGCGATCACGTCCTCGAACGCTTCCGCACCGAGGGTGTGTTCGGCGTAGAGCGCCGCGAAGTACTGGGCAAGCCCCTCGCTAAGCCAGTGTTCGTGGTAATTCTTCCACCCGACCGCCTGTCCCCACCACTGGTGCGCCAGTTCGTGCGCCACGAAGAAGGAGGGATAGCCGCTGAAGGCGACAGGGTCGGTCCGCCACGACAGAATGTTGCCCACCGCACGGGGCAGGGGCTGATTCAGGACCGCGAAGTAAGCGGGGCTGTGGCCTCCGGGGAGAAGTGCGTCGGTCAGCAGCAGCGTGAACGTCGGGTAGGGCATTTCCCCGATAATCGATCCGTAATAGCTGAGAATGGCCTCGGCTTCGGCGTAAAACTCGTCAATCCGACCGCGGGTTCGCTGGTTCGAGACGACCGAGAGTCGGACACCGTCGTACGATACGCCGCGGCGGTTGTCGGCCACGTCCACGGCCGGGGCATCGGCCGCCAGCCTGGCGGGCACGTCGCGCGGTGCGATGGCGTCATCGCCGGCCGGAGGCGGGTCGGGCGACGCGAACCGGCTGATCACTGCGGAGAGATACCGTGCCGGTTGCAACGTCACGAAACGAACGCTTCGCCAGTCGTCGCCCGCATCCTCGGTGGCAGCCGCCGCGGCTTCGGTCGGCCCATCTTCTTCCGGCACGCCACTCGCGACGATGGCGTAATCAGCCGGCACCGAAAGGTCCATCGTGGCCGTCGCATAGTCCGACACGCTCGCCTGCGGATACCAGTAGCTGTTGTTGCTGTAAATGTAGCGCGGCGCCGAAATCCCGAATGGCGATATGTTGTCGACGAAGATCTGTTGCCGACCGAGCCAGTTTTCCTCGAGTTCCTGCGCCTGGAGCACGCCCGAGTACCGGACGTCGAGAACGAACTCCGTGCCCACGGGCGGCGAGCCGGCCGGGAGGCTCACCACGACGTTGTCGCGCTCCGGTACCCGGAAGAAGAGGAGTGGGCCCAGCTGATCCGACACGATCGAGTGGACGTCGAGTTCGGCGGCCAGGCGGAGCGTCAGCGACGCCACGTTCGACCCGGTAATCCGTACGGCAAGCCGGGTGCGCCCGCGGATGAAACAGCCGACCAATACCGGCCGCGCGCTCAGGCTTGCCCGCCTGACGCCCTGCGGTTCGAACGACGCGGTAATGGAGTAGTCGCGCACGTCGTACTCCTGGGTGTCGTCCTCGCTGAAGTAGCGGTCGCGGGTCGCCCGTTTCTCGGCCGAGGGGTAGAGTGCAATGATGGTCTGCGTCTCCCGCTCGTATAGCGAGACATCTTCCGGCTGACCCATCGACTGTGCGAACGTGAGGGTGCCGTAGCGCTCCGTCACGATCTCGGAGACGATGTCGCCGGCACTCGGCGTCAGTGACCAGGTCCGATCGCTCAGATCGCTCAGGTCGATGCCGAACGACAGCGGAACGAACTCGCTGAACAGCTCTTGCGCCCGCTCGAAGTCGCCTTGCCGTGCCGCCCCGGCGACCAACGCCGGGTACGACACGCG comes from Acidobacteriota bacterium and encodes:
- a CDS encoding diacylglycerol kinase family lipid kinase produces the protein MQAGIIINPAAGRSGARRAEAHRRRAEAALARYGVAGQVRLTERRGSARTLARSMLDAGAGTVVAWGGDGTINEVASEVRAAGASLGVVPGGSGNGFAQGLGLVRPPEEALRIALTGDERVIDTGTIDERLFVNVAGIGFDAHLAGVFNDLTTRGPVAYFRAGLRELLSYRAVRYTVRTADATIEAAAYLLAIANGPTYGAGMMIAPGARADDGLLDLIVVPERSLPWLLWHLPYLFAGRADRVPGVRHLPESSIEIEGDGPLVFHVDGEVYAARGGGLRVSVNRSSLRVRVPAQRRA
- a CDS encoding M1 family metallopeptidase, with amino-acid sequence MITCRATMVPAAACLVACWLAMAGTASAQSGTAPPSMEELDPLVERIETAVRAGDPDAFLALVADGADPDATRTLANRMFLRTVDAAAVRSRLLRPVEGDSETETDGSDSEPERYELTVEVFTEQGMAGLLRTWRIEVIRAPGAHRTLDDTPPDGAASDDARAAPGDWRIAALEEVDAISGLVHLALRPDLAYNAAGLVVSGEDMTLRMTNGFAFVAETQAGEVTALMLLGDGVLTFSPQPEAERGQVRILSGRDALEAELSAAYVRLNPLTFASRVSYPALVAGAARQGDFERAQELFSEFVPLSFGIDLSDLSDRTWSLTPSAGDIVSEIVTERYGTLTFAQSMGQPEDVSLYERETQTIIALYPSAEKRATRDRYFSEDDTQEYDVRDYSITASFEPQGVRRASLSARPVLVGCFIRGRTRLAVRITGSNVASLTLRLAAELDVHSIVSDQLGPLLFFRVPERDNVVVSLPAGSPPVGTEFVLDVRYSGVLQAQELEENWLGRQQIFVDNISPFGISAPRYIYSNNSYWYPQASVSDYATATMDLSVPADYAIVASGVPEEDGPTEAAAAATEDAGDDWRSVRFVTLQPARYLSAVISRFASPDPPPAGDDAIAPRDVPARLAADAPAVDVADNRRGVSYDGVRLSVVSNQRTRGRIDEFYAEAEAILSYYGSIIGEMPYPTFTLLLTDALLPGGHSPAYFAVLNQPLPRAVGNILSWRTDPVAFSGYPSFFVAHELAHQWWGQAVGWKNYHEHWLSEGLAQYFAALYAEHTLGAEAFEDVIAQMHRWSLRHSDQGPVYLGNRLGRIEDEPRVFRALVYNKAALVLHMLRRTIGDDAFFAGLRRFYYEMRFQKAGTDDLIRAFEAESGRPLEEFFERWIQEDDLPDVTFNYRTEARAGGENEVVLRFEQRGKLFEFPVSVTLQYRGAPDETLVAHVVGEVTELRRPLRGDLRNVEVNDDRAALVDID